The DNA region GTACCCATACCTCCCTCATAAATGTCCGATGGTGTCCCTAGAGGCATAAGGGTTGCAAATGTTGGCACTGGTGCGTCTTCCTAGATACAACCACATGCCCCATCTTCCCCAGGAGATCAGCTCTTAACATCTTTTTCCCAATGCACCCATTGTCTTCACACCCAAAAACTTTTCATACCCCCTGTAGATGCGGCAGTGATATCACTTCTCTCCTGCGTGGATTTGCCAATGTCTTACAAGCCCTTTTTTGGTGGTGAAGGACTTGTTGCAATCAGAGCAGGAGAACATCTTCAGCCCCAAGTGACTTATCCTATGAGCAGAAAGGGTCGACTTGTGGGCAAAGGctttgccacattctgtgcatgaaAACGGCCGTTCTCCCGTATGTGTCCTCTCATGTTCCACAAGCAGAGACCTTCTGGAAAAACTCTTCCCGCATTCTGGGCACGAGAAAGGCCTCTCTCCCGTGTGGAGGAACCGATGTTTGTCAAGTGCTGACTTCTGAGTGAAGCATTTACCGCAATCCGAGCAGGAGaacggcttctcccccgtgtggatTCTCAAGTGGTTAACGTACGTGGACCTCATGGTGAAGCTTTGGCCACAGAAAGAGCAGGAGAAGGGCTTGCTGCCCGTGTGCGTCCTCTCGTGGTCGATAACAATGGACCGATGGGCAAATTTCTGTCCGCAGTAGGAACAGGCGAACGGCTTCTCTCCCGTGTGGATCCTCTTGTGGTCGGCAAGTGacgttttatgtttgaagcattttcCGCAGTCCTTACATGAAAACGGCGTTTCACTCGTGTGCGTCTTTTTGTGCCGGCTGAGCTTGGACTTATGggaaaaacatttgccacattcaggACAGGAAACCATGTTATCCAAACTGGAGGATGCTGGACCTGAGAAAGGGGAAGGGAAGATATTCTGAATATTAAGAGTTATACCCTAAGGCGCAGATTGGTGAAAACTCAAAAAATGTCCCCAACCTGGAGGATTGTTTTTTACTGTAAGGTATAGCTAATAACTGATATTTATCTGTCATCCAATCAATCAAATCTCAACAATATCAATACACTGGAAACAGAGCatctgtgattagtgatgagcgagtatactcgttactcgagatttccccagcacgcttgggtggtctccgagtatttcagcgtgctcggtgatttagtttctgtctccatagctgcatgatttgcggctgctagacagcctgaatacatgtggggattccctaacaaacaggcaattccagcatgtactcaggctgtctagcagccgcaaatcatgcagctatggagacagaaactaaatctccgatcatgccgaaatactcggagatcacccaagcgtgctggggaaatctccagtaacgagtatactcgccagggtcagactggccatcgggcatttctggcaaaatgccagaagggccggtgcctgcagtgggccgctcgatctgtcGCCCCCTTCACGCTGACAGCCGGCGTTGTTTTCTGCAGCCAGCACACTAGGCAGCATCAGCTTGCCTTGTGCACAGGATCGCGCTGCACTCCTAAAATCACTGCGGCCGCCACGCTAGACAGGATGAAGTTGGTGGCCGCGGTCTGATGTTCTGAACACCAGCTGTGATGAGGTAACAGACAGGGCAGGGGGagaggcgcgctctgctcttctgtgctgctgggaccctgccacTTACTGCAGCCGGGGGTCAGGACATCAGACGCCCACTTCCTCCGGTCCAGCGAGGCGGCAGGGACAGAAAGGATTTACCAGCTGCTGATAACCTTACCCTGAGTGCATGGAGCAGAAGCACAGAAAGCCCGGAGTTGTACCTGGAACTAGCGAAGAGGCAAGCTctaatagaattaagaaaaaaaagctgtgtccactcttcTTCCCTCACAAAAaacaccactcctgtggtgaactatactcccagcatgccataggagctgctgtacatgctgggagttatagttctcaaaagcagggaaaaggttatgtgcacacgtagttttgatggctgcagatttttccgcagcggatttcagaaatccgcaggtaaaaggccctgcgttttacctgcgaatttacctcggtttttgtgcggattccacctgcggttttacacctgtggattcctattatggagcaggtgtaaaccgctgcggaatccgcataaagaattgacatgctgcggaataaacaacactacgtttccgcacgtttttttccgcagcatgtgcactgcggatttggttttccataggtttacatggtactgtacaatgcatggaaagctgctgcgaatccgcagcaaaatccgcaacgtgtgcacatagcctaatagtcaaccatgggacatagatggcacctgtgggatcttaaaggaaatctgatggctgagggtatgtttccacttggcGGATTTGTTGTGGATTTGATGCAGTGTCCTagccacagcggccagatgttacagcatagtggatgggattttatgaaatctcatctcccctAAGCATGCAGTGACACCTccacgacgtcatcccaggtccttcgcacacagcatccctgggaacggagggCGTCGCGTGCACCGctaagaggcgggaggactccgggggccatcggaaggtgagtatatcaatattttttattttaattctttttttttctttttacagggatatggtgcccagtccgtggaggagtctcctctcctccaccctggataccagccgcacatgatccgcttacttcccgcatggtggacatagccccatgcggaaagtaagcggatcaatgcattccaatgtgtgcagaatccccgcaattccacaaaataatgaacatgcgggaaaaaaaacgcagcatgtgcacaaaaattgcggattgcattctaattaataggatgcttaatgtaagcggtttttttcgcgtttttatattgaaaaaacctgaaaaaaacgcgtgaaatcctgaacgtgtgcacttagccttagtgtgtaaccaccatgtgacaagtgggcctgtgtaccttcaaataccAGGGCAGAATttttgtcccagtctggccctgatagtcgctcatcactatctgTGATCAAAGGCTACAATGCAaaaaactttaagggtatgtgcacacgttgcggatttcttgcagaaatttcctgaagaaaaccggaaattctctgcaagaaatccgcatttttttttttgcgtttttttcccgttttttttgcgtttttttagcattctgcaagcgtaattagcttgcagaatgctccaagcgatctgtagcatcgcttggaaaactgactgacaagttggtcacacttgtcaaacatagcgtttgacaagtgtgaccaactttttactatagatgcagcttatgcagcatctatagtaaaagatagaacgtttaaaaataataaaaaaaataaaaaaaatgcttatactcacccgcagacatcagatctcctcaccggcgtccgttccgtatagatggtgtgtgcgcgcagggccttccatgacgtcacggtcacgtgagcggtctcgaccaatcacaggacagtgacgtcattcggcaaggtccttcaccgcacaccagctacaggaaccagccagcgtgcagcacagaggcgggaacacttcgggggacatcgagggtgagtataggactgttttttattttaattcttatttttttaccaattatatggtgcccagtgcgtggaggagagtctcctctcctccaccctgggtaccaaccgcacatgatctgcttacttcccgcatcgtgggcacagccccgtgcgggaagtaagcagatcaatgcactcctaggtgtgcggaatcccctgcaattccgcattttaatgaacatgttgcttttttttccgcgatgcgattttttcgcggaaaaaaaggctacatttgcacaaaaaatgcggaatacactgaaaataatgggaggcatatgtaagcgtttttttcgcgtttttatcacgtttttatagcgaaaaaacgcgaaaaaaacgcgaaaaatactgaacgtgtgcacatggcctaagggtatgtgcacacgatgcagatttagtacagaattggtgcagatctgcagcagatttttgtgcatgtcacttcttttgtgtggttctgcagcgtttctgcattcctccattatagaaataaaagctgcacaaaaaacgcactaaaaaaacataaaaaccgcataaaaaacagcgtaaaaaacgcagctgcggattcggccaggagatgcagattttgtgcagaaaattctgcacctcttttcttacgtgtgcacatagccttaaagcctTAACCCTTTTcctattaataaaaaataaatatttctacACCATATAGCAGTATAGTGAAATAACGTTCTCCTATAAAGTCTATGACCTGGGTTTGGAGGTAGTCTCTCACCTGGGATGGTATCTGTAGGGGTCTCCTGAGGACACTGCTCAACTCCCCACCCGTCTATCTCCTCTACTTCCACTTTGATGATTCTTAGGCTTCCATCCTACATAAAGCAGAAGACCATGAGGGCAGATGTCACACGTCAGGGTCATGACCTGTCGGCGGTCAGTTTGCACAATATCATGACTTCGCCCGATCACGGGTTTGGTGGAATCATCTCGTCTCCACTTACCTGGTGGTCCTGCGTGGCGCAGTCACTTTCCTCTCCAGACTCCTGGGCATCGTCCGGTGTGGGACGTCGCTCCAATGTTTTTCTCGTACTGGGCTCATCTGTAGGAGACACACGCTCGCTCACGATGCTTCTGACTCGGAGGGCAGCTCTGCTCTCACCTGGGCCGACACCCGTCTCGTCTGCATCATGTTCTTCTAACTCGTCATCTTCAACCTTGATCACTCTATAGCTTCCATCCTGAACAGAACAGATATT from Ranitomeya variabilis isolate aRanVar5 chromosome 3, aRanVar5.hap1, whole genome shotgun sequence includes:
- the LOC143817382 gene encoding uncharacterized protein LOC143817382; amino-acid sequence: MKTGNDEMTKRILVVTLEIIYLLTGEDYGPVKTSIRPVTHSSSRGRSRTHLLTSAPSPRLLIVERPHEKKILDLTNKIIELLTGEVLVWCQDVSGYFSVEKSEYLAGRKDLYKDVMMETQPDSRKKHPRPDNSQESAEESAADEHQDGSYRVIKVEDDELEEHDADETGVGPGESRAALRVRSIVSERVSPTDEPSTRKTLERRPTPDDAQESGEESDCATQDHQDGSLRIIKVEVEEIDGWGVEQCPQETPTDTIPGPASSSLDNMVSCPECGKCFSHKSKLSRHKKTHTSETPFSCKDCGKCFKHKTSLADHKRIHTGEKPFACSYCGQKFAHRSIVIDHERTHTGSKPFSCSFCGQSFTMRSTYVNHLRIHTGEKPFSCSDCGKCFTQKSALDKHRFLHTGERPFSCPECGKSFSRRSLLVEHERTHTGERPFSCTECGKAFAHKSTLSAHRISHLGLKMFSCSDCNKSFTTKKGLVRHWQIHAGEK